One window of Acanthochromis polyacanthus isolate Apoly-LR-REF ecotype Palm Island chromosome 19, KAUST_Apoly_ChrSc, whole genome shotgun sequence genomic DNA carries:
- the LOC110969703 gene encoding receptor-type tyrosine-protein phosphatase H isoform X12, which translates to MVSWLSVRKCCSRKSHSYKRQKIGVTDSTTTSPSSTEPTTITTPENVGEVKVVDQNETSITLTWEKVNNISYYTLRYDENGEPKVEIINAPPQGTSVKYVVSPLTPGTKYSFTLITVLEGVNSTGYSFTAVTAPEKVKGVTVVDQNETSITLTWDKVSNISYYTLRYDENGEPKVEIINAPPQGTSVKYVVSPLTPGTKYSFTLITVLEGVNSTGYSFTAVTAPENVGEVKVVDQNETSITLTWEKVNNISYYTLRYDENGEPKVENIDASLQGRSVEYVVSPLTAGTKYSFTLITVLEGVNSTGYSFTAVTAPEKVKGVTVVDQNETSITLTWDKVSNISYYTLQYDENGEPKVEIINAPPQGTSVKYVVSPLTPGTKYSFTLITVLEGVNSTGYSFTAVTAPENVGEVKVVDQNETSITLTWEKVNNISYYTLRYDENGEPKVENIDASLQDTSVEYVVSPLTAGTKYSFTLITVFEEVHSTGHSFTAVTAPEKVKGVTVVDQNETSITLTWDKVNNISYYTLRYDENGEPKVEIINAPPQGTSVKYVVSPLTPGTKYSFTLITVFEEVHSTGFSFDSVTVPLVVDYVNVTDRSLTSVTLTWKKVNKAWGYVLEINGVRETFTPDQSSDVSHSVTPLKPGTAHNFSLVTVFSELNSTAFSGRAVTTIDCASVEWHVSTSSIQGTVEGEFTSATATYNLQTHVSPGGRDVSFTDLVSGATYEISLKYNTSSELLDQCRHDITVFPSPPSNPHCDYYGGGYSASVIWNKPVGVWTTVEVNVTGESYKVDDIEEQKIIIQGLQPARTYQVSLNSVSGHERRSNSLVFSCSTDPRGVIAGSVIGVLLFCLLVCLAVFIFLKRPDIISRKKPFISGSKQTKTKGTLIPVARFPDHFNKLNVDDNRGFSEEYEDLAPVGTNQTQKAAELPDNKVRNRFKNVLPYDWCRVKLSTLNGTSDYINANYMPGYNSNREYIASQGPLPATVNDFWKMIWEQRVKGIVMVTNCTEGGKIKCEQYWPADIKPCLYGELLVTVRSEEQNLNWTIREFSVEHKNTSEERSVKHFHFTAWPDHGVPEGSEVLIQFRELVRRHIEKEGARAPTVVHCSAGVGRTGTIIALDVLLQQLEKERGVGIKEFVHKMRLNRPHMVQTESQYVFLHQCIMDSLQPNQKPEDNIYENADLIYENATALRELR; encoded by the exons ATGGTGTCGTGGCTGTCGGTGAGGAAGTGCTGTTCAAGGAAGTCGCACAGctacaaaagacagaaaatt GGTGTAACTGACTCCACCACAACATCACCATCAAGCACTGAACCGACGACAATCACAA CTCCTGAGAATGTTGGAGAAGTGAAGGTGGTGGACCAGAATGAAACCAGCATAACTCTGACATGGGAAAAAGTCAACAACATCTCATATTACACCCTACGATATGATGAGAATGGAGAACCCAAAGTAGAAATTATTAATGCACCTCCTCAAGGTACATCAGTAAAATATGTGGTCTCTCCTCTGACTCCTGGGACAAAATACAGTTTCACTCTCATCACTGTGCTTGAGGGAGTGAACAGCACTGGATACAGCTTTACTGCTGTGACAG CTCCTGAAAAAGTTAAAGGAGTGACGGTGGTGGACCAGAATGAAACCAGCATAACTCTGACATGGGACAAAGTCAGCAACATCTCATATTACACCCTACGATATGATGAGAATGGAGAACCCAAAGTAGAAATTATTAATGCACCTCCTCAAGGTACATCGGTAAAATATGTGGTCTCTCCTCTGACTCCTGGGACAAAATACAGTTTCACTCTCATCACTGTGCTTGAGGGAGTGAACAGCACTGGATACAGCTTTACTGCTGTGACAG CTCCTGAGAATGTTGGAGAAGTGAAGGTGGTGGACCAGAATGAAACCAGCATAACTCTGACATGGGAAAAAGTCAACAACATCTCATATTACACCCTACGATATGATGAGAATGGAGAACCCAAAGTAGAAAATATTGATGCATCTCTTCAAGGTAGATCAGTAGAATATGTGGTCTCGCCTCTGACTGCTGGGACAAAATACAGTTTCACTCTCATCACTGTGCTTGAGGGAGTGAACAGCACTGGATACAGCTTTACTGCTGTGACAG CTCCTGAAAAAGTTAAAGGAGTGACGGTGGTGGACCAGAATGAAACCAGCATAACTCTGACATGGGACAAAGTCAGCAACATCTCATATTACACCCTACAATATGATGAGAATGGAGAACCCAAAGTAGAAATTATTAATGCACCTCCTCAAGGTACATCGGTAAAATATGTGGTCTCTCCTCTGACTCCTGGGACAAAATACAGTTTCACTCTCATCACTGTGCTTGAGGGAGTGAACAGCACTGGATACAGCTTTACTGCTGTGACAG CTCCTGAGAATGTTGGAGAAGTGAAGGTGGTGGACCAGAATGAAACCAGCATAACTCTGACATGGGAAAAAGTCAACAACATCTCATATTACACCCTACGATATGATGAGAATGGAGAACCCAAAGTAGAAAATATTGATGCATCTCTTCAAGATACATCAGTAGAATATGTGGTCTCTCCTCTGACTGCTGGGACAAAATACAGTTTCACTCTCATCACTGTGTTTGAGGAAGTCCACAGCACTGGACACAGCTTTACTGCTGTGACAG CTCCTGAAAAAGTTAAAGGAGTGACGGTGGTGGACCAGAATGAAACCAGCATAACTCTGACATGGGACAAAGTCAACAACATCTCATATTACACCCTACGATATGATGAGAATGGAGAACCCAAAGTAGAAATTATTAATGCACCTCCTCAAGGTACATCGGTAAAATATGTGGTCTCTCCTCTGACTCCTGGGACAAAATACAGTTTCACTCTCATCACTGTGTTTGAGGAAGTCCACAGCACTGGATTCAGCTTTGATTCTGTGACTG TTCCTCTAGTGGTGGATTATGTCAATGTGACTGATCGCTCACTGACCAGCGTAACACTAACGTGGAAGAAAGTGAATAAAGCCTGGGGATACGTGCTTGAAATTAATGGAGTCAGAGAGACATTTACCCCAGATCAGTCCTCAGATGTGTCACATTCAGTCACACCTCTCAAGCCAGGAACAGCGCATAACTTCAGCCTGGTCACAGTGTTCTCTGAGCTCAACAGTACTGCCTTTAGTGGTCGTGCAGTAACAA ccATTGACTGTGCCAGTGTAGAATGGCATGTTAGTACCTCATCAATCCAAGGAACAGTTGAAGGCGAGTTCACGAGTGCAACCGCCACTTACAATTTACAAACTCATGTCAGTCCTGGAGGTAGAGATGTGTCTTTTACTGACCTTGTATCCGGTGCAACCTATGAGATATCTCTTAAGTATAACACATCATCAGAACTACTTGATCAGTGTCGCCACGACATAACAGTTT tTCCTTCTCCCCCTTCAAACCCTCATTGTGATTACTATGGAGGTGGCTATTCTGCCTCTGTTATCTGGAACAAACCAGTTGGTGTGTGGACTACTGTGGAGGTGAACGTGACTGGGGAATCTTACAAAGTGGATGACATTGAGGAACAGAAAATCATAATACAAGGATTACAACCTGCCAGAACATATCAAGTGTCTTTAAATTCAGTGTCTGGGCACGAAAGGCGTTCtaattcacttgttttttcatgttCTACTGATCCGAGGG GAGTCATTGCAGGCTCAGTAATTGGTGTGCTGCTTTTTTGTCTCCTGGTCTGTCtggctgttttcattttccttaAAAGACCAGACATCATCAG CAGAAAAAAGCCATTCATTAGTGGAtccaaacaaactaaaacaaagggcAC attaattCCAGTAGCACGGTTTCCAGACCACTTCAATAAATTAAACGTGGATGACAACAGAGGTTTCAGTGAGGAATATGAG GACCTTGCTCCCGTTGGCACGAACCAAACACAAAAGGCAGCTGAGTTACCTGATAACAAAGTGAGGAATCGATTTAAGAATGTGCTGCCAT ATGACTGGTGTCGGGTGAAGCTATCTACGTTAAATGGGACCTCAGACTACATTAATGCAAATTACATGCCA GGCTACAACAGCAACAGGGAGTATATTGCCTCTCAGGGTCCTCTTCCCGCAACAGTCAATGATTTCTGGAAAATGATTTGGGAACAAAGAGTGAAAGGCATTGTCATGGTAACCAACTGCACTGAAGGAGGAAAG ATCAAGTGTGAACAATACTGGCCTGCAGACATCAAGCCTTGCCTTTATGGAGAGCTGTTGGTCACCGTTAGATCTGAAGAACAGAACCTCAACTGGACGATCAGGGAATTTAGTGTGGAACAT aaaaacacGTCAGAGGAACGCTCAGTGAAACATTTCCATTTCACTGCCTGGCCTGATCATGGAGTCCCGGAAGGCAGTGAAGTCCTGATCCAGTTCAGAGAACTGGTGAGACGGCACATAGAGAAAGAAGGAGCTCGGGCACCGACTGTGGTTCACTGCAG
- the LOC110969703 gene encoding receptor-type tyrosine-protein phosphatase H isoform X22, whose product MVSWLSVRKCCSRKSHSYKRQKIGVTDSTTTSPSSTEPTTITTPENVGEVKVVDQNETSITLTWEKVNNISYYTLRYDENGEPKVEIINAPPQGTSVKYVVSPLTPGTKYSFTLITVLEGVNSTGYSFTAVTAPEKVKGVTVVDQNETSITLTWDKVSNISYYTLQYDENGEPKVEIINAPPQGTSVKYVVSPLTPGTKYSFTLITVLEGVNSTGYSFTAVTAPENVGEVKVVDQNETSITLTWEKVNNISYYTLRYDENGEPKVENIDASLQGRSVEYVVSPLTPGTKYSFTLITVLEGVNSTGYSFTAVTAPEKVKGVTVVDQNETSITLTWDKVSNISYYTLRYDENGEPKVEIINAPPQGTSVKYVVSPLTPGTKYSFTLITVLEGVNSTGYSFTAVTAPEKVKGVTVVDQNETSITLTWDKVNNISYYTLRYDENGEPKVEIINAPPQGTSVKYVVSPLTPGTKYSFTLITVFEEVHSTGFSFDSVTVPLVVDYVNVTDRSLTSVTLTWKKVNKAWGYVLEINGVRETFTPDQSSDVSHSVTPLKPGTAHNFSLVTVFSELNSTAFSGRAVTTIDCASVEWHVSTSSIQGTVEGEFTSATATYNLQTHVSPGGRDVSFTDLVSGATYEISLKYNTSSELLDQCRHDITVFPSPPSNPHCDYYGGGYSASVIWNKPVGVWTTVEVNVTGESYKVDDIEEQKIIIQGLQPARTYQVSLNSVSGHERRSNSLVFSCSTDPRGVIAGSVIGVLLFCLLVCLAVFIFLKRPDIISRKKPFISGSKQTKTKGTLIPVARFPDHFNKLNVDDNRGFSEEYEDLAPVGTNQTQKAAELPDNKVRNRFKNVLPYDWCRVKLSTLNGTSDYINANYMPGYNSNREYIASQGPLPATVNDFWKMIWEQRVKGIVMVTNCTEGGKIKCEQYWPADIKPCLYGELLVTVRSEEQNLNWTIREFSVEHKNTSEERSVKHFHFTAWPDHGVPEGSEVLIQFRELVRRHIEKEGARAPTVVHCSAGVGRTGTIIALDVLLQQLEKERGVGIKEFVHKMRLNRPHMVQTESQYVFLHQCIMDSLQPNQKPEDNIYENADLIYENATALRELR is encoded by the exons ATGGTGTCGTGGCTGTCGGTGAGGAAGTGCTGTTCAAGGAAGTCGCACAGctacaaaagacagaaaatt GGTGTAACTGACTCCACCACAACATCACCATCAAGCACTGAACCGACGACAATCACAA CTCCTGAGAATGTTGGAGAAGTGAAGGTGGTGGACCAGAATGAAACCAGCATAACTCTGACATGGGAAAAAGTCAACAACATCTCATATTACACCCTACGATATGATGAGAATGGAGAACCCAAAGTAGAAATTATTAATGCACCTCCTCAAGGTACATCAGTAAAATATGTGGTCTCTCCTCTGACTCCTGGGACAAAATACAGTTTCACTCTCATCACTGTGCTTGAGGGAGTGAACAGCACTGGATACAGCTTTACTGCTGTGACAG CTCCTGAAAAAGTTAAAGGAGTGACGGTGGTGGACCAGAATGAAACCAGCATAACTCTGACATGGGACAAAGTCAGCAACATCTCATATTACACCCTACAATATGATGAGAATGGAGAACCCAAAGTAGAAATTATTAATGCACCTCCTCAAGGTACATCGGTAAAATATGTGGTCTCTCCTCTGACTCCTGGGACAAAATACAGTTTCACTCTCATCACTGTGCTTGAGGGAGTGAACAGCACTGGATACAGCTTTACTGCTGTGACAG CTCCTGAGAATGTTGGAGAAGTGAAGGTGGTGGACCAGAATGAAACCAGCATAACTCTGACATGGGAAAAAGTCAACAACATCTCATATTACACCCTACGATATGATGAGAATGGAGAACCCAAAGTAGAAAATATTGATGCATCTCTTCAAGGTAGATCAGTAGAATATGTGGTCTCGCCTCTGACTCCTGGGACAAAATACAGTTTCACTCTCATCACTGTGCTTGAGGGAGTGAACAGCACTGGATACAGCTTTACTGCTGTGACAG CTCCTGAAAAAGTTAAAGGAGTGACGGTGGTGGACCAGAATGAAACCAGCATAACTCTGACATGGGACAAAGTCAGCAACATCTCATATTACACCCTACGATATGATGAGAATGGAGAACCCAAAGTAGAAATTATTAATGCACCTCCTCAAGGTACATCGGTAAAATATGTGGTCTCTCCTCTGACTCCTGGGACAAAATACAGTTTCACTCTCATCACTGTGCTTGAGGGAGTGAACAGCACTGGATACAGCTTTACTGCTGTGACAG CTCCTGAAAAAGTTAAAGGAGTGACGGTGGTGGACCAGAATGAAACCAGCATAACTCTGACATGGGACAAAGTCAACAACATCTCATATTACACCCTACGATATGATGAGAATGGAGAACCCAAAGTAGAAATTATTAATGCACCTCCTCAAGGTACATCGGTAAAATATGTGGTCTCTCCTCTGACTCCTGGGACAAAATACAGTTTCACTCTCATCACTGTGTTTGAGGAAGTCCACAGCACTGGATTCAGCTTTGATTCTGTGACTG TTCCTCTAGTGGTGGATTATGTCAATGTGACTGATCGCTCACTGACCAGCGTAACACTAACGTGGAAGAAAGTGAATAAAGCCTGGGGATACGTGCTTGAAATTAATGGAGTCAGAGAGACATTTACCCCAGATCAGTCCTCAGATGTGTCACATTCAGTCACACCTCTCAAGCCAGGAACAGCGCATAACTTCAGCCTGGTCACAGTGTTCTCTGAGCTCAACAGTACTGCCTTTAGTGGTCGTGCAGTAACAA ccATTGACTGTGCCAGTGTAGAATGGCATGTTAGTACCTCATCAATCCAAGGAACAGTTGAAGGCGAGTTCACGAGTGCAACCGCCACTTACAATTTACAAACTCATGTCAGTCCTGGAGGTAGAGATGTGTCTTTTACTGACCTTGTATCCGGTGCAACCTATGAGATATCTCTTAAGTATAACACATCATCAGAACTACTTGATCAGTGTCGCCACGACATAACAGTTT tTCCTTCTCCCCCTTCAAACCCTCATTGTGATTACTATGGAGGTGGCTATTCTGCCTCTGTTATCTGGAACAAACCAGTTGGTGTGTGGACTACTGTGGAGGTGAACGTGACTGGGGAATCTTACAAAGTGGATGACATTGAGGAACAGAAAATCATAATACAAGGATTACAACCTGCCAGAACATATCAAGTGTCTTTAAATTCAGTGTCTGGGCACGAAAGGCGTTCtaattcacttgttttttcatgttCTACTGATCCGAGGG GAGTCATTGCAGGCTCAGTAATTGGTGTGCTGCTTTTTTGTCTCCTGGTCTGTCtggctgttttcattttccttaAAAGACCAGACATCATCAG CAGAAAAAAGCCATTCATTAGTGGAtccaaacaaactaaaacaaagggcAC attaattCCAGTAGCACGGTTTCCAGACCACTTCAATAAATTAAACGTGGATGACAACAGAGGTTTCAGTGAGGAATATGAG GACCTTGCTCCCGTTGGCACGAACCAAACACAAAAGGCAGCTGAGTTACCTGATAACAAAGTGAGGAATCGATTTAAGAATGTGCTGCCAT ATGACTGGTGTCGGGTGAAGCTATCTACGTTAAATGGGACCTCAGACTACATTAATGCAAATTACATGCCA GGCTACAACAGCAACAGGGAGTATATTGCCTCTCAGGGTCCTCTTCCCGCAACAGTCAATGATTTCTGGAAAATGATTTGGGAACAAAGAGTGAAAGGCATTGTCATGGTAACCAACTGCACTGAAGGAGGAAAG ATCAAGTGTGAACAATACTGGCCTGCAGACATCAAGCCTTGCCTTTATGGAGAGCTGTTGGTCACCGTTAGATCTGAAGAACAGAACCTCAACTGGACGATCAGGGAATTTAGTGTGGAACAT aaaaacacGTCAGAGGAACGCTCAGTGAAACATTTCCATTTCACTGCCTGGCCTGATCATGGAGTCCCGGAAGGCAGTGAAGTCCTGATCCAGTTCAGAGAACTGGTGAGACGGCACATAGAGAAAGAAGGAGCTCGGGCACCGACTGTGGTTCACTGCAG
- the LOC110969703 gene encoding receptor-type tyrosine-protein phosphatase H isoform X2, protein MKRLSDKTTSDHLLLCVFLSLLWGVTDSTTTSPSSTEPTTITTPENVGEVKVVDQNETSITLTWEKVNNISYYTLRYDENGEPKVEIINAPPQGTSVKYVVSPLTPGTKYSFTLITVLEGVNSTGYSFTAVTAPEKVKGVTVVDQNETSITLTWDKVSNISYYTLQYDENGEPKVEIINAPPQGTSVKYVVSPLTPGTKYSFTLITVLEGVNSTGYSFTAVTAPENVGEVKVVDQNETSITLTWEKVNNISYYTLRYDENGEPKVENIDASLQGRSVEYVVSPLTPGTKYSFTLITVLEGVNSTGYSFTAVTAPEKVKGVTVVDQNETSITLTWDKVSNISYYTLRYDENGEPKVEIINAPPQGTSVKYVVSPLTPGTKYSFTLITVLEGVNSTGYSFTAVTAPENVGEVKVVDQNETSITLTWEKVNNISYYTLRYDENGEPKVENIDASLQGRSVEYVVSPLTAGTKYSFTLITVLEGVNSTGYSFTAVTAPEKVKGVTVVDQNETSITLTWDKVSNISYYTLQYDENGEPKVEIINAPPQGTSVKYVVSPLTPGTKYSFTLITVLEGVNSTGYSFTAVTAPENVGEVKVVDQNETSITLTWEKVNNISYYTLRYDENGEPKVENIDASLQDTSVEYVVSPLTAGTKYSFTLITVFEEVHSTGHSFTAVTAPEKVKGVTVVDQNETSITLTWDKVNNISYYTLRYDENGEPKVEIINAPPQGTSVKYVVSPLTPGTKYSFTLITVFEEVHSTGFSFDSVTVPLVVDYVNVTDRSLTSVTLTWKKVNKAWGYVLEINGVRETFTPDQSSDVSHSVTPLKPGTAHNFSLVTVFSELNSTAFSGRAVTTIDCASVEWHVSTSSIQGTVEGEFTSATATYNLQTHVSPGGRDVSFTDLVSGATYEISLKYNTSSELLDQCRHDITVFPSPPSNPHCDYYGGGYSASVIWNKPVGVWTTVEVNVTGESYKVDDIEEQKIIIQGLQPARTYQVSLNSVSGHERRSNSLVFSCSTDPRGVIAGSVIGVLLFCLLVCLAVFIFLKRPDIISRKKPFISGSKQTKTKGTLIPVARFPDHFNKLNVDDNRGFSEEYEDLAPVGTNQTQKAAELPDNKVRNRFKNVLPYDWCRVKLSTLNGTSDYINANYMPGYNSNREYIASQGPLPATVNDFWKMIWEQRVKGIVMVTNCTEGGKIKCEQYWPADIKPCLYGELLVTVRSEEQNLNWTIREFSVEHKNTSEERSVKHFHFTAWPDHGVPEGSEVLIQFRELVRRHIEKEGARAPTVVHCSAGVGRTGTIIALDVLLQQLEKERGVGIKEFVHKMRLNRPHMVQTESQYVFLHQCIMDSLQPNQKPEDNIYENADLIYENATALRELR, encoded by the exons ATGAAGCGTTTGTCTGACAAAACCACCTCAGATCACTTGCTGCTGTGCGTCTTCTTGAGTCTACTTTgg GGTGTAACTGACTCCACCACAACATCACCATCAAGCACTGAACCGACGACAATCACAA CTCCTGAGAATGTTGGAGAAGTGAAGGTGGTGGACCAGAATGAAACCAGCATAACTCTGACATGGGAAAAAGTCAACAACATCTCATATTACACCCTACGATATGATGAGAATGGAGAACCCAAAGTAGAAATTATTAATGCACCTCCTCAAGGTACATCAGTAAAATATGTGGTCTCTCCTCTGACTCCTGGGACAAAATACAGTTTCACTCTCATCACTGTGCTTGAGGGAGTGAACAGCACTGGATACAGCTTTACTGCTGTGACAG CTCCTGAAAAAGTTAAAGGAGTGACGGTGGTGGACCAGAATGAAACCAGCATAACTCTGACATGGGACAAAGTCAGCAACATCTCATATTACACCCTACAATATGATGAGAATGGAGAACCCAAAGTAGAAATTATTAATGCACCTCCTCAAGGTACATCGGTAAAATATGTGGTCTCTCCTCTGACTCCTGGGACAAAATACAGTTTCACTCTCATCACTGTGCTTGAGGGAGTGAACAGCACTGGATACAGCTTTACTGCTGTGACAG CTCCTGAGAATGTTGGAGAAGTGAAGGTGGTGGACCAGAATGAAACCAGCATAACTCTGACATGGGAAAAAGTCAACAACATCTCATATTACACCCTACGATATGATGAGAATGGAGAACCCAAAGTAGAAAATATTGATGCATCTCTTCAAGGTAGATCAGTAGAATATGTGGTCTCGCCTCTGACTCCTGGGACAAAATACAGTTTCACTCTCATCACTGTGCTTGAGGGAGTGAACAGCACTGGATACAGCTTTACTGCTGTGACAG CTCCTGAAAAAGTTAAAGGAGTGACGGTGGTGGACCAGAATGAAACCAGCATAACTCTGACATGGGACAAAGTCAGCAACATCTCATATTACACCCTACGATATGATGAGAATGGAGAACCCAAAGTAGAAATTATTAATGCACCTCCTCAAGGTACATCGGTAAAATATGTGGTCTCTCCTCTGACTCCTGGGACAAAATACAGTTTCACTCTCATCACTGTGCTTGAGGGAGTGAACAGCACTGGATACAGCTTTACTGCTGTGACAG CTCCTGAGAATGTTGGAGAAGTGAAGGTGGTGGACCAGAATGAAACCAGCATAACTCTGACATGGGAAAAAGTCAACAACATCTCATATTACACCCTACGATATGATGAGAATGGAGAACCCAAAGTAGAAAATATTGATGCATCTCTTCAAGGTAGATCAGTAGAATATGTGGTCTCGCCTCTGACTGCTGGGACAAAATACAGTTTCACTCTCATCACTGTGCTTGAGGGAGTGAACAGCACTGGATACAGCTTTACTGCTGTGACAG CTCCTGAAAAAGTTAAAGGAGTGACGGTGGTGGACCAGAATGAAACCAGCATAACTCTGACATGGGACAAAGTCAGCAACATCTCATATTACACCCTACAATATGATGAGAATGGAGAACCCAAAGTAGAAATTATTAATGCACCTCCTCAAGGTACATCGGTAAAATATGTGGTCTCTCCTCTGACTCCTGGGACAAAATACAGTTTCACTCTCATCACTGTGCTTGAGGGAGTGAACAGCACTGGATACAGCTTTACTGCTGTGACAG CTCCTGAGAATGTTGGAGAAGTGAAGGTGGTGGACCAGAATGAAACCAGCATAACTCTGACATGGGAAAAAGTCAACAACATCTCATATTACACCCTACGATATGATGAGAATGGAGAACCCAAAGTAGAAAATATTGATGCATCTCTTCAAGATACATCAGTAGAATATGTGGTCTCTCCTCTGACTGCTGGGACAAAATACAGTTTCACTCTCATCACTGTGTTTGAGGAAGTCCACAGCACTGGACACAGCTTTACTGCTGTGACAG CTCCTGAAAAAGTTAAAGGAGTGACGGTGGTGGACCAGAATGAAACCAGCATAACTCTGACATGGGACAAAGTCAACAACATCTCATATTACACCCTACGATATGATGAGAATGGAGAACCCAAAGTAGAAATTATTAATGCACCTCCTCAAGGTACATCGGTAAAATATGTGGTCTCTCCTCTGACTCCTGGGACAAAATACAGTTTCACTCTCATCACTGTGTTTGAGGAAGTCCACAGCACTGGATTCAGCTTTGATTCTGTGACTG TTCCTCTAGTGGTGGATTATGTCAATGTGACTGATCGCTCACTGACCAGCGTAACACTAACGTGGAAGAAAGTGAATAAAGCCTGGGGATACGTGCTTGAAATTAATGGAGTCAGAGAGACATTTACCCCAGATCAGTCCTCAGATGTGTCACATTCAGTCACACCTCTCAAGCCAGGAACAGCGCATAACTTCAGCCTGGTCACAGTGTTCTCTGAGCTCAACAGTACTGCCTTTAGTGGTCGTGCAGTAACAA ccATTGACTGTGCCAGTGTAGAATGGCATGTTAGTACCTCATCAATCCAAGGAACAGTTGAAGGCGAGTTCACGAGTGCAACCGCCACTTACAATTTACAAACTCATGTCAGTCCTGGAGGTAGAGATGTGTCTTTTACTGACCTTGTATCCGGTGCAACCTATGAGATATCTCTTAAGTATAACACATCATCAGAACTACTTGATCAGTGTCGCCACGACATAACAGTTT tTCCTTCTCCCCCTTCAAACCCTCATTGTGATTACTATGGAGGTGGCTATTCTGCCTCTGTTATCTGGAACAAACCAGTTGGTGTGTGGACTACTGTGGAGGTGAACGTGACTGGGGAATCTTACAAAGTGGATGACATTGAGGAACAGAAAATCATAATACAAGGATTACAACCTGCCAGAACATATCAAGTGTCTTTAAATTCAGTGTCTGGGCACGAAAGGCGTTCtaattcacttgttttttcatgttCTACTGATCCGAGGG GAGTCATTGCAGGCTCAGTAATTGGTGTGCTGCTTTTTTGTCTCCTGGTCTGTCtggctgttttcattttccttaAAAGACCAGACATCATCAG CAGAAAAAAGCCATTCATTAGTGGAtccaaacaaactaaaacaaagggcAC attaattCCAGTAGCACGGTTTCCAGACCACTTCAATAAATTAAACGTGGATGACAACAGAGGTTTCAGTGAGGAATATGAG GACCTTGCTCCCGTTGGCACGAACCAAACACAAAAGGCAGCTGAGTTACCTGATAACAAAGTGAGGAATCGATTTAAGAATGTGCTGCCAT ATGACTGGTGTCGGGTGAAGCTATCTACGTTAAATGGGACCTCAGACTACATTAATGCAAATTACATGCCA GGCTACAACAGCAACAGGGAGTATATTGCCTCTCAGGGTCCTCTTCCCGCAACAGTCAATGATTTCTGGAAAATGATTTGGGAACAAAGAGTGAAAGGCATTGTCATGGTAACCAACTGCACTGAAGGAGGAAAG ATCAAGTGTGAACAATACTGGCCTGCAGACATCAAGCCTTGCCTTTATGGAGAGCTGTTGGTCACCGTTAGATCTGAAGAACAGAACCTCAACTGGACGATCAGGGAATTTAGTGTGGAACAT aaaaacacGTCAGAGGAACGCTCAGTGAAACATTTCCATTTCACTGCCTGGCCTGATCATGGAGTCCCGGAAGGCAGTGAAGTCCTGATCCAGTTCAGAGAACTGGTGAGACGGCACATAGAGAAAGAAGGAGCTCGGGCACCGACTGTGGTTCACTGCAG